A stretch of the Lactuca sativa cultivar Salinas chromosome 9, Lsat_Salinas_v11, whole genome shotgun sequence genome encodes the following:
- the LOC128128967 gene encoding uncharacterized protein LOC128128967, with product MERRFESDQHTIMPPNFFVSHALEEGQDWRAFMAGIATYPNFMVAWWNVDTVLLPIHSSPNHWLFGELRLASMEVHIYDSLGRGAYEKFKYEGIFSKFVRRVANYLDKIKYWARRNIPRIPLNMQFIYEENVPQQSSHLGDCGVFLCMFMEQLVSGQPICVLIDPKNAALEFRLRMTKIIWGSSLGPM from the exons atggagagacggtttgagagcgaccaacatacaataatgcctccaaatttttttgtttctcatgctttggaagaaggacaggactggagggcgtttatggctggtattgctacgtaccccaacttcatggttgcttggtggaatgttgatacg gtcttattgccgattcattcatcccctaatcattggctatttggggaactacgattagcgtcaatggaagtgcatatttatgacagtcttggtagaggggcttatgaaaaattcaaatatgaaggaatcttttccaaatttgtacgtcgggtggcaaattatttggacaagattaagtattgggcccggaggaacatcccaaggattccattgaatatgcaattcatttatgaagaaaatgttccccaacaaagtagtcatttgggagattgcggtgtttttctttgtatgtttatggagcaattGGTTTCAGGTCAACCAATATGTGTTCTTATTGACCCAAAGAACGCAGCTTTAGAGTTCCGTCTACGGATGACAAAAATTATTTGGGGGTCTAGTCTTGGTCCTATGTAA